A stretch of the Engraulis encrasicolus isolate BLACKSEA-1 chromosome 19, IST_EnEncr_1.0, whole genome shotgun sequence genome encodes the following:
- the bsdc1 gene encoding BSD domain-containing protein 1 — MAEGEGSWWGGWFQQGFQSVKDKSAEAYEFIKRDLAEFSNVVQHDTTCSIVATANAVRSKLAVEGSTADTSEKVKKSLSNILGVITDTLAPPPDKTIDCDVITLVATPAGTTEVYDSTKARLYSLQADPATYCNEPDGPPEQFDAWLSSCSLEEKKAEISELLVNSPSIRALYTKMVPAAVAHSEFWQRYFYKVFQLEQEEARRLALKQRAEQTAHRSERESLGWEEEEEDDFLGAASTSRLDFTPPLEDPSCRASSLLAAVAAAACSTSTPTPHSSSVSTAYHPSSVSPSASQGAFSPGTTASDVTPSVSSDSVSLPTQLEAQPVSPDPAVASEAAASPQPPAQELSQRLSEASLEEEELAKVERSSSPEPQTGGEPQQQIAAQPEVVVTDGPIPEDEVAPPAAAPAPAVKMEGSKEDGPQDLRVFELNSDSGKSTPSNNGKKGSSTDVSEDWEKDFDLDMTEEEVQMALSKMDATGELDEEDWENWD, encoded by the exons ATGGCTGAAGG GGAAGGAAGCTGGTGGGGAGGCTGGTTTCAGCAAGGCTTCCAGTCCGTCAAAGACAAG TCTGCTGAAGCATACGAGTTCATCAAACGAGATTTGGCCGAATTCTCCAATGTGGTGCAACATGACACCACGTGCTCTATCGTCGCCACAGCCAACGCCGTCCGGAGCAAACTGGCT GTGGAAGGCTCTACTGCTGACACGTCGGAAAAGGTGAAGAAGAGCCTGTCCAACATACTCGGGGTCATTACCGACACCCTCGCTCCCCCGCCTGACAAAACCATTGACTGTGATGTCATCACTCTGGTGGCAACCCCCGCAGGCACAACAGAGGTGTATGACAGCACCAAG GCACGTCTTTACAGCTTGCAAGCAGACCCGGCAACATACTGCAATGAGCCAGATG gccCTCCAGAGCAGTTTGATGCGTGGCTCTCCAGTTGCAGCTTGGAGGAGAAGAAGGCAGAGATCTCTGAGCTCCTGGTCAACAGCCCCTCTATCAGGGCCCTCTACACCAAAATG GTGCCTGCGGCAGTGGCTCACTCCGAGTTCTGGCAGCGCTACTTCTACAAAGTATTCCAGCTGGAGCAG gagGAGGCGAGGAGATTGGCCCTGAAGCAGAGAGCGGAGCAGACAGCCCACCGGTCAGAGCGGGAGAGTCTAggctgggaagaggaggaggaag ATGACTTCCTGGGTGCCGCCTCCACATCTCGTCTGGACTTCACGCCTCCTCTGGAGGACCCCTCCTGCCGTGCGTCGTCCCTcctggcagcagtagcagcagcggcctgctccacctccactcccacccctcactcctcctccgtCTCGACCGCTTACCACCCCTCCTCCGTCTCCCCCTCGGCCAGCCAGGGAGCCTTCTCCCCGGGCACCACCGCCTCCGACGTCACGCCCTCCGTCAGCAGCGACAGCGTCAGCCTGCCCACGCAGCTGGAGGCCCAGCCTGTGAGCCCAGACCCCGCAGTCGCCTCCGAAGCCGCCGCCTCCCCACAGCCCCCCGCCCAGGAGCTGAGCCAGAGGCTGAGCGAGGCCAGCCTTGAGGAAGAGGAGCTGGCGAAGGTGGAGAGGAGCAGCAGCCCCGAGCCCCAGACAGGGGGAGAGCCGCAGCAGCAGATCGCTGCCCAGCCAGAGGTGGTGGTCACGGACGGGCCGATCCCAGAGGATGAGGTGGCCCCGCCGGCGGCGGCACCGGCACCCGCGGTCAAAATGGAAGGCAGCAAGGAGGACGGGCCGCAGGACCTGAGGGTGTTCGAGCTGAACTCTGACAGCGGCAAGTCCACGCCCTCCAACAATGGCAAGAAAG gCTCTAGCACAGATGTGAGTGAGGACTGGGAAAAAGACTTCGACCTGGACATgacggaggaggaggtgcagatgGCCCTGTCCAAAATGGACGCCACCGGAGAG TTGGATGAGGAAGACTGGGAAAACTGGGACTGA